In Sphingobacteriaceae bacterium, the following proteins share a genomic window:
- a CDS encoding PA-phosphatase codes for MEYKRLSNSILVSFITVLYLALSARFIGFKIDQLFLAAVFNLLYYLTASTRKFILGFLIFIVFWIIFDSMKLFPNYLVNDIHIKDLYQSEKSFFGINDHGTVLTPNEYAQKYSITFLDVLTGFFYINWMPIPLIFAFYLFRKNRMQFLQFALAFLFVNLLGFVVYYAFPAAPPWYVKEYGFEVHFNTPGNTAGLARFDDFFGIKLFHGLYAKSSNVFAAMPSLHSAYPIVVLFFGLKNKLGPITVFFAVFMMGTWFSAVYTGHHYVLDVLAGIACALTGLLLFEKLLLKTKWFNSFLNKYKTLIS; via the coding sequence ATGGAATACAAACGTTTGAGTAATAGTATACTGGTTAGTTTCATCACCGTTTTGTACCTGGCGCTGTCTGCCCGGTTTATAGGCTTTAAAATCGACCAGCTTTTTTTAGCAGCCGTTTTTAATCTGCTTTATTATCTAACAGCATCTACCCGCAAGTTTATTCTTGGCTTTCTTATTTTTATTGTGTTCTGGATCATCTTCGATAGTATGAAACTCTTTCCAAACTATTTGGTGAACGACATTCATATCAAAGATCTTTATCAAAGCGAAAAATCTTTTTTTGGAATAAACGACCACGGAACTGTTTTAACGCCTAATGAATATGCACAAAAGTATTCTATTACTTTTTTAGATGTACTAACAGGGTTCTTCTACATTAACTGGATGCCCATTCCTTTGATCTTTGCTTTTTATTTATTCCGGAAAAACAGGATGCAGTTTTTACAATTTGCTCTCGCTTTTCTTTTTGTAAATCTATTGGGATTTGTAGTTTATTATGCTTTTCCGGCTGCTCCGCCCTGGTATGTGAAAGAGTATGGATTTGAGGTACATTTTAATACCCCCGGCAATACTGCCGGCCTTGCAAGGTTTGATGATTTTTTCGGCATTAAATTATTTCACGGACTGTATGCTAAGAGTTCCAATGTGTTTGCCGCAATGCCCTCCCTGCATTCAGCCTATCCGATTGTAGTTTTGTTTTTCGGATTAAAAAATAAGCTTGGACCTATAACTGTTTTTTTCGCAGTTTTTATGATGGGAACCTGGTTTTCGGCGGTTTACACCGGACATCATTATGTACTTGATGTTTTGGCAGGCATTGCCTGCGCTTTAACAGGATTACTCTTGTTTGAAAAATTACTCTTAAAAACAAAATGGTTTAATTCCTTTTTGAATAAGTACAAAACCCTAATTTCCTGA
- a CDS encoding nucleoside-diphosphate sugar epimerase, with protein MSKKAIIAGATGLIGAHLLRILLEAPEYSEVLILVRKPIALKHPKLKQHVLNFDKLHDYTNLIKGDVLFSCLGTTRKKTPDRKDYYKIDHDYPVILGEIAKQNSIPQYHLISAIGADPNSAIFYSRMKGETERDLAKLNLPVLFIYQPSMLAGNREEHRVLERSLILVWRVLNPLLIGSLKKYRSINAETLALALYKNSLQEKKASNVFTYKEIQELLTT; from the coding sequence ATGTCGAAAAAAGCTATTATTGCAGGCGCCACGGGTCTTATCGGAGCTCACCTCCTGCGAATTTTATTGGAAGCGCCTGAATATAGCGAAGTGCTGATTTTAGTCCGAAAACCGATCGCACTTAAACACCCCAAATTAAAACAACATGTTTTAAATTTTGACAAGCTTCACGATTACACAAACCTGATAAAGGGTGATGTATTATTTAGCTGTCTTGGAACGACCAGAAAAAAAACGCCTGACAGAAAAGACTACTATAAAATTGACCACGATTACCCGGTGATTTTAGGAGAAATTGCCAAACAAAATTCCATTCCGCAGTACCATCTTATTTCAGCCATAGGAGCAGATCCTAACTCTGCTATTTTTTATTCGCGCATGAAGGGAGAAACGGAAAGAGATCTCGCAAAATTAAATCTGCCTGTCTTATTTATTTACCAACCCAGCATGCTTGCCGGAAACCGTGAAGAACATAGAGTCTTGGAGAGATCTTTGATTTTGGTTTGGAGAGTTTTGAATCCTCTGCTAATTGGAAGTTTGAAAAAATACCGCAGCATTAACGCAGAAACACTTGCCTTAGCGCTTTATAAAAATTCTCTTCAAGAGAAAAAAGCGAGCAATGTTTTTACCTACAAAGAAATACAGGAACTCCTAACTACTTAA
- a CDS encoding 3-ketoacyl-ACP reductase, translating to MENLKGKTALITGAGKGIGKAIALAFAKEGINLALTARTAKDLALVVAEAKKINSEIKISYITSDVSDNNSVISAVDALKYELGQIDILINNAGIGKFGGFMDLTIDEWESMIKTNLLGAYYVIRAVLPDMKTRKSGDIVNISSTAGLKGAAMTSAYSASKFGLIGLSESLMQEVRKDNIRVFTMTPSTTATEMAVNLKLTDGNPEKVMQAEDLAEIIVSNLKLSRRVLVKDISIFSNNP from the coding sequence ATGGAAAATCTAAAAGGAAAAACAGCCCTCATAACCGGCGCTGGTAAAGGAATCGGAAAAGCTATTGCTTTAGCTTTTGCCAAAGAGGGAATTAATCTTGCGCTCACAGCCCGCACCGCTAAAGACTTAGCCCTGGTGGTTGCTGAAGCAAAAAAAATAAATTCGGAAATAAAAATTTCTTATATCACTTCGGATGTCAGCGATAACAATTCTGTTATTTCCGCCGTTGACGCTCTAAAATATGAACTAGGACAAATTGATATCCTCATTAACAACGCCGGTATTGGAAAATTCGGAGGGTTTATGGACCTTACCATAGATGAGTGGGAAAGTATGATCAAAACAAATTTACTGGGCGCTTATTATGTGATTCGCGCTGTGCTGCCTGATATGAAAACCAGGAAGAGCGGAGATATTGTAAATATTTCGTCAACAGCGGGATTAAAAGGTGCAGCTATGACAAGCGCTTACAGTGCTTCTAAATTCGGGCTTATCGGCCTTTCTGAATCTTTGATGCAGGAAGTACGCAAAGACAATATCCGTGTATTTACCATGACCCCAAGTACCACAGCTACCGAAATGGCGGTGAATTTAAAATTGACAGATGGTAACCCCGAAAAAGTAATGCAGGCAGAAGATCTTGCTGAAATTATCGTTTCGAATTTAAAACTGTCAAGAAGAGTTTTGGTGAAGGACATTAGCATTTTTTCCAATAACCCTTAA
- a CDS encoding transcriptional regulator — translation MEIRRDVFQAIADPTRREIITIVARRPQNLNAIADQFDVTRQAVSLHIKILNECGLIMITKKGRERYCEARLEQLSEVQEWVAHSKKLWAGRFNALEKLLDELQTKSPKKVSKTRKNGARK, via the coding sequence ATGGAAATTAGAAGAGATGTTTTTCAGGCGATCGCGGACCCCACGAGAAGGGAGATTATAACTATCGTTGCCCGGCGGCCTCAGAATTTGAATGCCATAGCTGATCAGTTTGATGTTACGCGTCAGGCAGTATCCTTGCACATAAAGATTCTGAATGAATGTGGTCTGATAATGATTACAAAAAAAGGAAGAGAACGCTACTGTGAAGCAAGACTGGAGCAACTCAGTGAAGTGCAGGAATGGGTCGCGCATTCTAAAAAACTGTGGGCAGGAAGGTTTAATGCCCTGGAAAAATTACTCGATGAACTTCAAACCAAATCGCCCAAAAAGGTGAGTAAAACAAGAAAAAATGGAGCGAGAAAATAA
- a CDS encoding ATPase, translating into MERENNPSSNNANEVFIEHAFNAPVELVFRAFTDPAYLERWYAPNGCNISYKFIDVTVGGRFHSCISDPKFGDCWCVGVYKEIVKNKKISYDISIADELGNLTDPATAGMDPDWPMTTRVDILFREENGKTHVTLHQSVLEKIAKRTGAHPSWIQMLRRLENILVIK; encoded by the coding sequence ATGGAGCGAGAAAATAATCCGTCAAGTAACAATGCAAACGAGGTGTTTATTGAGCATGCCTTCAATGCGCCGGTAGAACTGGTATTTAGAGCTTTTACTGATCCGGCATATCTGGAGCGTTGGTATGCTCCTAACGGATGTAACATTAGTTATAAGTTTATCGATGTAACTGTAGGCGGTAGATTTCACTCTTGTATTAGTGACCCGAAATTTGGAGACTGTTGGTGCGTTGGTGTATACAAAGAGATTGTAAAAAATAAAAAAATAAGCTATGATATAAGTATTGCAGATGAGTTGGGTAATCTCACTGATCCGGCAACGGCGGGAATGGATCCTGATTGGCCTATGACAACTCGTGTGGATATTTTATTTAGAGAAGAAAACGGCAAGACTCACGTAACGCTTCATCAAAGTGTGTTAGAGAAGATCGCTAAACGAACAGGCGCGCATCCTAGCTGGATTCAGATGCTCCGGAGACTCGAAAATATCCTGGTCATAAAATAA
- a CDS encoding alpha/beta hydrolase, which produces MDTLPKISASDVKIGYAPVNGIQMYYEIHGSGKPLVLIHGGGSTIETSFSKLIPFFAKTRKVIAVELQAHGHTGDRDAPESFEQDADDVAALLDYLKIRQADVLGFSNGGSTTLQMAMRHPELVTKIIPISAIYKREGMQAFFWGFMEKGTFKDLPQVYKDAYSKINPDPEKLMNMYTKDRNRMLAFKDWNEEDVKTIKAPVLLIVGDKDVVRPEHAFEIAKLLPQARVAIVPGAHGDFIGEAMSTDAESKIPEATFLMIETFLNAGN; this is translated from the coding sequence ATGGATACACTACCAAAGATATCAGCTTCTGACGTTAAAATCGGTTACGCCCCCGTAAATGGAATTCAAATGTATTACGAAATTCATGGTAGCGGGAAGCCTCTTGTTTTAATTCATGGAGGAGGTTCAACCATCGAAACCAGTTTTAGCAAACTCATTCCTTTTTTTGCGAAAACGCGTAAAGTTATAGCTGTAGAGTTGCAGGCGCATGGACACACCGGAGATCGCGACGCGCCTGAAAGTTTTGAGCAGGATGCCGATGATGTGGCGGCACTTCTTGACTATTTAAAGATCAGGCAGGCAGATGTTTTAGGATTCAGCAATGGCGGAAGTACAACCCTGCAGATGGCCATGCGGCATCCGGAACTTGTAACTAAAATAATTCCCATTTCTGCTATTTATAAAAGAGAAGGCATGCAAGCTTTTTTCTGGGGCTTTATGGAGAAGGGCACTTTTAAGGATCTGCCGCAAGTTTACAAAGATGCTTATTCAAAAATAAATCCTGATCCGGAGAAATTGATGAATATGTACACCAAAGACCGTAACAGGATGTTGGCATTTAAAGATTGGAATGAGGAAGATGTGAAGACTATTAAAGCACCGGTGTTGCTGATCGTTGGCGACAAAGATGTGGTGAGACCAGAACATGCTTTTGAAATTGCTAAACTTTTGCCACAGGCCAGGGTAGCTATCGTGCCTGGTGCCCATGGAGATTTTATTGGCGAGGCAATGTCGACGGATGCTGAAAGTAAAATTCCGGAGGCGACTTTTTTAATGATCGAAACGTTTTTAAATGCAGGTAACTAG
- a CDS encoding aldo/keto reductase, translated as MKKVKLGSQGLEVVPIGLGCMGMTKIAGGDIYGKADEKEAIATIQRSLELGGNFLDTADLYGPLHNERLIAKAMKDNRQKYVIATKFGYEINDEGNLTWKINGEKNYVRKAVERSLKNLETDFIDLYYLHRLDPNTAIEETVEAMGQLVKEGKVGYIGLSEVSSETIRRAHKIHPLTAIQTEYSLFERGVEEAGILTTLEELGIGFVAYSPLGRGFISSDLKIKSPEDFPENDFRRSIPRFQGEQFYKNLELSEAINKMAEDKGITSSQLAIAWVLAKGYLPIPGTKRVKYIEQNIAATSIVLSKEELARLEEIVPLGTDTGARYDASTMATLDN; from the coding sequence ATGAAGAAAGTAAAATTAGGAAGTCAGGGACTTGAAGTAGTTCCAATTGGATTAGGGTGTATGGGAATGACTAAAATTGCCGGAGGGGATATTTACGGAAAGGCAGATGAGAAAGAAGCAATCGCAACCATTCAACGTTCTTTGGAACTGGGCGGAAATTTTTTGGATACGGCAGATCTGTATGGTCCATTACACAATGAACGTCTGATAGCAAAGGCCATGAAAGACAACAGACAGAAATACGTGATTGCTACGAAATTCGGTTATGAAATTAACGACGAAGGAAATTTAACCTGGAAAATAAATGGCGAAAAAAACTATGTGAGAAAAGCAGTAGAGCGTTCTTTAAAGAATTTAGAAACAGATTTTATCGACCTTTATTATTTACACCGACTGGATCCCAATACAGCCATTGAAGAAACCGTAGAAGCTATGGGGCAATTGGTGAAAGAAGGAAAAGTAGGTTACATCGGACTCTCAGAAGTCTCTTCAGAAACCATCAGGCGGGCACATAAAATTCACCCGCTAACAGCCATTCAAACAGAGTATTCTTTGTTCGAACGTGGGGTAGAAGAAGCGGGAATTCTAACTACGCTGGAAGAATTAGGAATTGGCTTCGTAGCTTATTCTCCCCTGGGACGCGGATTTATTTCAAGCGACCTGAAAATTAAAAGTCCTGAAGATTTTCCGGAAAACGATTTTAGAAGAAGTATTCCCCGTTTCCAGGGGGAACAGTTTTACAAAAACCTTGAATTGTCTGAGGCAATAAATAAAATGGCAGAAGACAAAGGCATTACTTCTTCTCAGTTAGCTATTGCCTGGGTGCTTGCAAAAGGGTATTTACCAATTCCGGGAACTAAACGTGTAAAATACATTGAACAAAATATAGCGGCAACCTCTATAGTATTGAGTAAAGAAGAGCTAGCTCGCCTGGAAGAAATTGTTCCCCTGGGAACTGATACTGGCGCGCGGTACGATGCATCAACTATGGCCACGTTAGACAACTAG
- a CDS encoding AraC family transcriptional regulator, whose amino-acid sequence MKKQTLKPYLVDSISEWHRLLKLPAPEHPLISVVNFDETECYQGEELLTFLYNFYVLGIKKNCKGKIRYGQKPYDFDSGVMNFFSPGQLITSEQSSSERLSGIWLLIHPDFLRRYSLSKMIKGYGFFSYALNEALHLSDKEEKTVTSILLNIEQEYRSVIDTYSQDVIISHIELLLNYSNRFYNRQFITRKHASNDLLDNLEKLLADYFESDKVRSMGLPTVQFLSDQLHVSTHYLSDMLRSLTGQSTQHHIHNKLIEKAKETLTTTNLSVSEIAYQLGFEYPQSFSKLFKGKTNLSPMDFRNSFN is encoded by the coding sequence ATGAAAAAACAAACTCTAAAACCTTATCTCGTTGATTCCATCTCTGAATGGCACCGGCTTTTAAAATTACCGGCCCCTGAACATCCGCTCATAAGCGTTGTAAATTTTGATGAAACAGAGTGTTACCAGGGAGAAGAACTACTGACTTTTTTATATAATTTTTACGTGCTGGGAATTAAAAAGAACTGCAAAGGTAAAATCAGGTATGGCCAAAAGCCTTATGATTTCGATTCTGGTGTTATGAATTTTTTTTCACCCGGGCAACTAATTACTTCTGAGCAAAGCTCGAGCGAAAGGCTTTCAGGCATCTGGTTGTTGATTCACCCGGATTTTCTACGCCGTTATTCTTTAAGTAAAATGATTAAAGGTTATGGCTTTTTTTCATACGCATTAAATGAAGCCTTACATCTTTCGGATAAAGAAGAAAAAACGGTTACTTCTATTCTACTAAATATAGAGCAGGAGTACCGCTCCGTTATTGATACCTACAGTCAGGATGTGATTATTTCGCATATAGAATTACTCTTGAATTATTCTAACCGTTTTTATAACCGCCAGTTTATTACACGAAAACATGCCAGCAACGATCTTCTCGATAATCTTGAAAAACTTTTAGCAGATTACTTTGAGAGCGATAAAGTCAGGAGCATGGGATTGCCTACGGTTCAATTTCTTTCAGATCAATTACACGTTTCCACACATTATTTAAGTGATATGCTCAGGTCGCTTACCGGACAAAGCACCCAGCATCATATTCACAATAAACTTATTGAGAAGGCCAAAGAAACGCTGACTACTACAAATTTATCTGTTTCTGAAATTGCTTATCAGCTGGGATTTGAATATCCACAATCTTTCAGCAAATTGTTTAAGGGTAAAACAAATCTTTCTCCAATGGACTTCAGGAACTCGTTTAATTAG
- a CDS encoding transcriptional regulator, with translation MNIKLDLKKIEKISKALGDPFRLKMMDMIKRQKNPCQCTAIVESLELAQSTISHHIKQLVDADLLIAEKDGRNASYQINKEVLGAYIKFLNQYES, from the coding sequence ATGAATATCAAGTTAGATTTAAAGAAAATCGAGAAAATTTCAAAAGCTTTAGGTGATCCGTTCCGTTTGAAAATGATGGACATGATTAAAAGACAAAAAAATCCCTGCCAATGCACTGCGATAGTTGAATCGCTCGAACTTGCGCAATCCACCATCTCACACCACATTAAACAATTGGTGGATGCAGACCTTTTAATTGCCGAAAAAGACGGCCGTAACGCCAGTTACCAGATTAATAAAGAAGTTCTTGGTGCCTATATCAAATTCCTGAACCAGTACGAAAGTTAA
- a CDS encoding response regulator — MFGHKNKSKLIFVVEDNTLYAKSLEVFLKTKFENIEVKLFPVGELALDNLHMKPDYIVVDYFLNGQYDDAEDGFSILIDIKTKDPKAKVILLSAQQDIKIALAVKDSGSMYVVKDDDAFENIAALIK; from the coding sequence ATGTTTGGACACAAAAACAAGTCAAAACTCATTTTTGTAGTAGAAGATAATACCTTGTATGCAAAATCTCTGGAAGTTTTTCTGAAAACAAAGTTTGAAAATATAGAAGTAAAGTTATTTCCTGTGGGGGAATTGGCCCTTGACAACCTTCACATGAAACCAGATTATATTGTGGTAGATTATTTTCTGAATGGTCAGTACGACGACGCTGAAGACGGATTTTCTATCCTTATCGACATAAAAACCAAAGATCCTAAAGCAAAAGTAATCCTGCTGAGCGCACAACAGGATATCAAAATTGCCCTGGCAGTAAAGGATTCAGGAAGCATGTATGTGGTCAAAGACGACGACGCTTTTGAAAATATTGCAGCCCTCATTAAATAG
- a CDS encoding protein kinase yields the protein MQTLNQLVSGELKGIKELKLSCNLIEFPKEIFSLSDTLEVLDLSQNKLSELPSDFGRLQKLKIVFFSDNLFTQLPEVLFDCRELSMIGFKSNLIEDVPENALPPSTRWLILTNNKIKKLPASIGKCLPLQKVALAGNQLKSLPDEMANCKNLELLRISANQFTELPGFLLQLPRLSWLAFSGNPFSHTPEGIQKLNAIDWNEFEVVDKLGEGASGDIYKAVWKTQASNKEVAIKVFKGEVTSDGFPEDELEATVAAGIHPNLVTLLGELKSHPDKKQGLVMDLIPPSFYNLGLPPSRDTCSRDTFKPGTVFSVETILKIVTAIASTTSHLHARGILHGDLYAHNTLIDKDVNTLMGDFGAASFFQKEDKNADALRMIESRALGCLLDDLLHHCTDKDSFILETLKVLRSDLMNEDLHLRISVAQAVERLSTVM from the coding sequence ATGCAAACACTCAACCAACTCGTTTCAGGTGAATTAAAGGGAATTAAAGAATTAAAATTGTCCTGTAATCTGATTGAGTTTCCAAAAGAGATTTTTTCTTTAAGCGATACGCTTGAGGTGCTTGATCTTTCTCAGAATAAGCTTTCAGAGCTTCCTTCAGACTTCGGTCGCTTACAAAAATTAAAAATTGTTTTTTTCTCTGATAATTTATTTACTCAATTGCCAGAAGTTTTGTTTGATTGCAGGGAGTTAAGCATGATTGGTTTTAAATCGAACCTGATAGAAGATGTTCCCGAAAATGCTTTGCCGCCTTCTACACGTTGGTTAATCCTGACGAATAATAAAATTAAAAAACTACCCGCGTCCATTGGAAAATGTTTACCCCTGCAAAAAGTAGCTTTAGCTGGAAATCAACTGAAGAGTCTGCCTGATGAAATGGCGAACTGTAAAAATTTAGAATTGCTCCGGATTTCAGCGAATCAGTTTACAGAGTTGCCAGGGTTTTTACTTCAGCTCCCAAGGCTGTCATGGTTAGCCTTTTCGGGAAACCCTTTCAGTCATACGCCTGAAGGAATTCAAAAATTAAATGCGATCGACTGGAATGAATTTGAAGTAGTAGATAAACTGGGAGAAGGCGCATCGGGCGATATCTATAAAGCAGTATGGAAGACTCAAGCATCTAATAAAGAAGTTGCCATAAAAGTATTTAAAGGAGAAGTTACCAGCGATGGTTTTCCGGAAGATGAACTGGAGGCTACGGTAGCTGCGGGAATTCATCCGAATCTTGTGACTTTGTTAGGAGAATTAAAAAGTCACCCGGATAAAAAACAAGGATTGGTGATGGATTTAATCCCTCCTTCGTTTTACAATCTTGGTCTTCCTCCGAGTCGCGATACCTGCAGCCGCGATACGTTTAAACCAGGAACAGTTTTTTCAGTGGAAACAATTTTAAAGATCGTCACCGCCATAGCCTCTACAACAAGCCATTTACATGCACGGGGAATTCTGCACGGGGATTTGTATGCGCACAATACGCTTATTGATAAGGATGTAAACACTTTAATGGGCGATTTTGGTGCCGCGTCTTTTTTTCAAAAGGAAGATAAGAATGCCGATGCTTTAAGGATGATAGAAAGCAGGGCACTGGGTTGCCTGCTGGATGACCTGCTACACCATTGTACCGATAAGGACTCTTTTATCCTTGAAACATTAAAAGTTTTAAGAAGTGATTTGATGAATGAGGATTTACATCTGCGCATTTCCGTCGCACAAGCAGTGGAGCGGTTAAGTACTGTTATGTAA
- a CDS encoding transcriptional regulator, with amino-acid sequence MKTFYVSDDCPVRTILDRIGDKWSMLVLLTLGEEDTMRFNEVHKALGDISQKMLTVTLRTLEADGLVKRTVYPEIPPRVEYELTPRGESLLPHMHALAGWANKNMTGITKSRKKFAQAV; translated from the coding sequence ATAAAAACGTTTTATGTCAGCGATGATTGTCCGGTGCGCACCATTCTTGATCGCATTGGCGACAAATGGTCGATGCTGGTGCTATTGACTTTAGGAGAGGAAGACACCATGCGCTTTAACGAAGTACACAAAGCATTGGGAGACATTTCTCAAAAAATGCTGACGGTAACCTTAAGAACTTTAGAAGCGGACGGACTTGTGAAGCGCACAGTATATCCTGAAATTCCACCACGCGTAGAATATGAGCTAACTCCAAGAGGTGAAAGTTTACTTCCACACATGCATGCACTTGCCGGATGGGCTAATAAAAACATGACAGGCATTACAAAATCGCGCAAAAAATTTGCGCAGGCCGTTTAA
- a CDS encoding NAD(P)-dependent oxidoreductase: protein MSKIFITGVTGHFGKATLNFLLNKGISASDITVLVREEAKAEEFLKQGLAVKQADYSNYEALVKAFKGSDTLLLVSGTDIPNRSQQQENVVKAAKEAGVKRIVYTSFDRKNETSTSPIAMIAESHLHTEKAIKASGLQYTILRNNLYMDMLPMFIGDKAVETGVIYQPSGDGKAAYLLREDMAEIAANVLINTGHENKEYVVGGATAYSYAEIAELISELTGKTMQHVSPSKEEYIKTLTEANVPTEFVHVFAGFADAKKQGELDTVGTETETLLGRKATSMKAFLTGVYSAN from the coding sequence ATGAGTAAAATTTTTATCACCGGGGTAACCGGTCATTTCGGAAAAGCCACACTGAATTTTTTATTAAATAAAGGCATTTCGGCAAGTGATATCACTGTGCTTGTGAGAGAAGAAGCCAAAGCCGAAGAATTTTTAAAACAGGGTCTGGCCGTAAAGCAAGCTGATTACAGCAATTACGAGGCGCTTGTAAAAGCTTTTAAAGGAAGCGATACACTTTTATTGGTATCAGGAACTGATATTCCGAACCGCAGTCAACAGCAGGAAAATGTGGTGAAGGCTGCGAAAGAAGCGGGGGTAAAAAGAATTGTTTACACAAGTTTTGACCGTAAAAATGAAACAAGCACTTCGCCCATAGCTATGATTGCTGAATCGCATTTGCATACCGAAAAGGCAATTAAAGCTTCGGGTTTGCAGTACACCATTCTTAGGAACAATCTATACATGGATATGTTGCCTATGTTTATTGGAGACAAAGCAGTAGAAACAGGAGTGATCTATCAACCTTCAGGAGATGGTAAAGCTGCCTATCTTCTGCGCGAAGACATGGCCGAAATTGCAGCCAACGTTTTAATAAACACGGGACATGAAAACAAAGAGTATGTGGTTGGTGGTGCTACAGCTTATTCATACGCTGAGATAGCTGAATTAATTTCAGAGCTTACCGGAAAAACAATGCAACATGTATCTCCTTCAAAAGAAGAATATATTAAAACGTTAACGGAGGCCAATGTTCCAACGGAGTTTGTGCATGTATTTGCAGGATTTGCAGATGCAAAAAAGCAAGGGGAGCTAGATACAGTGGGAACAGAGACCGAAACACTTTTAGGTAGAAAAGCCACTTCCATGAAAGCTTTTTTGACGGGAGTGTATTCAGCTAACTAG
- a CDS encoding chemotaxis protein CheB: MEKSKITPPSKMLVIGGSAGSIEVILQVLPGLKKTLDFPIVIVLHRKSSADSSLSDLFSTRTELPVKEVDDKETISAGTIYLAPADYHLLFEKNNSFSLDFSEKVSYSRPSIDVSFESASDIYGKNLRCLLLSGANSDGVEGLRVTKKNGGQIVVQDPETAEAPFMPQHAINKGNVDLVLKPQEMVAFINGI; encoded by the coding sequence ATGGAGAAAAGTAAAATAACGCCTCCTTCTAAAATGCTCGTTATTGGCGGCTCCGCAGGGAGCATTGAAGTGATCCTCCAGGTACTTCCAGGACTTAAAAAAACTCTTGATTTTCCAATTGTTATTGTATTGCACCGTAAAAGTTCGGCAGACTCTTCACTCTCTGATCTTTTTTCTACCCGCACCGAACTTCCTGTAAAAGAAGTAGACGACAAAGAAACTATTAGCGCCGGAACAATTTATTTAGCGCCGGCTGATTACCATTTACTCTTTGAAAAAAATAATTCCTTCTCTCTCGACTTTTCTGAAAAAGTAAGTTACAGTCGTCCGAGCATTGACGTGTCTTTTGAATCCGCTTCAGATATCTATGGAAAAAATTTACGCTGCCTGCTTTTGTCAGGAGCGAACTCCGATGGCGTAGAGGGCTTACGCGTTACCAAAAAAAACGGTGGACAAATAGTAGTGCAGGATCCCGAAACTGCTGAAGCACCTTTCATGCCGCAGCATGCAATTAATAAAGGAAACGTGGACCTGGTGTTAAAACCGCAGGAGATGGTGGCGTTTATAAATGGGATTTAA
- a CDS encoding chemotaxis protein CheR yields the protein MIIVDEEINLLLNDLLEVYGYDFNYYSKASLKRRVNRLFALDKFKDFNEFRSKIISDTNYIKRFIEEITVNVTEMFRDSGFYKELRTSILPALGTNPFIRIWHAGCSTGEEVYSMAILLQEAGLLQKSLLYATDINPAVLEKAKSGIFPLGHMKSYSENYIASGGKQDFSSYYTANYEGGKFSPELRSKMIFSTHNLVSDRSFNEFHLIVCRNVLIYFDKELQERVFKLFDESLGKLSYLALGSKETLKFSDIQTKYNQVGREKIWRKVK from the coding sequence ATGATAATAGTTGATGAAGAAATAAACCTCTTGTTAAACGACTTGCTCGAAGTGTATGGCTACGACTTTAATTATTATTCGAAAGCCTCCCTTAAAAGACGTGTGAACAGGCTTTTTGCGCTCGATAAATTCAAGGATTTTAACGAGTTCAGAAGTAAAATTATCTCCGACACCAATTACATCAAACGCTTTATAGAAGAAATCACCGTAAACGTTACCGAGATGTTTCGTGACAGTGGTTTTTATAAAGAGCTGCGAACCTCTATTTTACCTGCTCTTGGCACCAATCCTTTTATCCGGATCTGGCACGCAGGATGTTCTACAGGAGAGGAGGTTTATTCTATGGCAATTTTACTGCAGGAAGCGGGACTACTTCAAAAATCTCTGCTCTATGCTACCGACATAAATCCGGCTGTTTTAGAAAAAGCGAAATCAGGTATTTTTCCTTTGGGACATATGAAGTCGTATTCTGAAAACTATATTGCTTCGGGGGGAAAACAGGATTTTTCTTCTTATTATACTGCCAACTACGAAGGTGGTAAATTCAGCCCCGAACTCAGAAGTAAAATGATCTTCTCTACACACAATCTTGTGTCAGACAGATCCTTCAATGAGTTTCACCTGATCGTTTGCCGTAACGTATTGATCTATTTTGATAAAGAATTGCAGGAACGTGTTTTCAAATTATTTGATGAGAGTTTGGGTAAACTTTCTTACCTGGCTCTTGGTTCAAAAGAAACACTTAAATTTTCGGATATACAAACCAAGTATAACCAGGTGGGAAGAGAAAAAATATGGAGAAAAGTAAAATAA